ACGCCGGCTGACTCACTCCTCGAAGGCTAGCTGGTGGGCCTTGTTGATGGTCTGCACCCCGAGGCGTCTCTTTGCCGGGTCAGCTGCCCGGATCAGCATCTCCAGCGTGGCACGGTAGCAGTGAGTCCGCAGGATGGGGCTCTTGCTCCTCAGCCGCAGTGCATAGTCCTCTATGGCGTGGCAGGCCGCTTCCCGCGCCTTGTAGGAGAGGGCGTGGCCCGGCAGGCCGGCCACCCAGGCACTCAGGGGGTAGCCGTACTCAGGCCGGTCGGTGGAAGGAGGAGGCAGTGCTGCGAGGCCAGGGGGGGTCGGCTCCTCCTGGGTGGTGAGCTTCATGTAGCAGCAGGCCACCGAGGTCACGGCCACCACATGGGGGCAGCGGGTGAAGTGTCTGAGCAGGGCTACGCTGAGATCCCCACACGCGTGCAGGCCGGTCAGGAGCAGCCTGCCCTCTGCCAGTGGCCCCAGGGGATTTACTGCCATTAGGCGGCTCGGTTGATACAGAGGGTGAGGCCCATTGGGAACGCAGCCACGGCCTCTGCTTCCGAAGGGATCTGGGGATCCCCTGTGCTCCTCTCTTGCAGCAGCCATGCAGCCCCATCCTCCTGGCCCCTTCTCTCCAGCCTTGCCCGTCTCTACCACGTCTCtgccacctccacaaggggctgtggggggaatgCTCTTCCATGGCCCTGGCAAATCGCAGGTGGCACCAGCCTCCGGGGACGGGCCGCTTTCTGCCATGGGAGATTGAGCTGTGTCTATCCCTTGCTGCGGCAGGAGGAGGAACTCCTGCCATGGTGCTTGGGGGTCGAcccaccccaccacatggctTGGCCCACGGAGGGAGATCTCCCACGGATCCTGCAGGAAGGGAGAAACAAAGAATCACAGACAGCCACTCAGTGGTGGTTGTCTGAGCTCAACACTGCAGCAGATGATCAGACTATGGGTCCTGCTCCAAGAGAGGCCAATGCTGGCGGCCTGAGAGACAGGTGCAAAGTGCACCGTGGAATAAAGGGAAGTTCCTTCGCCTCTGGCAGTAAAGGGTTAACTCCTTACAGACTGGTTACAGTCTGAGCTCTGGCCGCCCTGATCAAGGGGCAGCTCAAACCCAATAAGCTGTTAACAAAAAGccacccagcagagccaggatgaAAGCCCCCATCTCAGACACACAGTTCCATGCCGACTACTAGACTTTGCTCCTCAGCTGGAGCCTAGCTTCTTCCCTGGACAAGCTTCaggtaaaaatattaataatctcTCCTTAAATGGGCCACAGCCTGGATTTCCTCCGGGCGGGAAGCATCAGGAGGATCTATCTCTCCAGCATTGggttatctgagcacctcaccatcgGAGATggacccctgggaggtagggggctcagtcccatttcacagatggggaactgaggcacagggtagattaagtgTTGCTCAAAGAGCCAGAAACACAACCCAAGTCTCTTGAGTCCTAAGCCAGTGCCCTACCCTCTAGGCTGTCCTTCTGCCCCCATGGGAATTTAACCATTGCCTGGTGTGAAGAGCCCACTGATCTGCACCGGGCATTAGCCTTGGggcccctcctccgcccccccccactgcaccgTTTACCTTGGCTCGTCGCGCTTGCTCCTTCTCCAGCGCCCACACCAGTTCTCGGTCAAACTTAGTCGCCATGTCAACCAGGCGTCCGTCTCCCTCGATCGCCGTGACAGACAAACCCAGGCCAAAGGCCAGAAAGCGAGAGAGATGGCCCTTAAAGGGGAACACACACCGACAGTCAACACTGCTGCTCCTCTGGGAGTTTTTgaatcctccctcccctcccccctgcactggAAGATTCAAGGTTattagggagggaagggggacgTATTTCCCCGCACTGGGGCaagtcatgatttttgagtgcttgggtTGGGGGCCTGCGACAGAGTGCTGAGAACCGGCAGCTCAatcagcactctggtcactggaAATCCAAtttgttcccctcccaccctcccaaaGGACCTGACTGAGGGAGGGAATGGCTAATGTCTAGATCAGCCTGAGCTGGGGACAGCTAAGGAGATCATTAGCAAGTTAACTGCAAGAGTGAAAAAGGAGCACAAGACGGACGtgcaaagaagagagaaaaagaaaggcagGCCAGCAAAGCCAGGGTAAAGGGAGATCTCTGGGTGGAGCCCGCTCTTCTCTCTGGCCCGGGGACGATGACTGTATGTTACTATAAACAGAATGGCTGCATGGGACTGTACGGGGTGGTGGCGGCTGAGATCATACAAATAAAAGACATAGTGGTGGTTACAAACCAGAGTTGCAGGGCCCTATCACAAAAGCACAGTGCGTGCGAAGCAGGACGTGCAACTGATTAGAAGCTGCATAGGGGACTGTAGAGAGACAGCTCCTAGGTGAGTTCGGTCTCCATAatccattcagttcttggcctctccgCTAAGGCTGCCAGcgagggaagcagctggcaccgaTCATGCTGGTGAGTTTTGGGATACGGTCTCCTGGGAAGTGAGCTACTCCCCACTATGTCACAGGCGCCATCAGCTGGCAAGGTCTTAGGGTCACCCGCAGTCCAGGGCGGGACTCCAAATGGGGGACATAAAGGTGAAAGGAACCTCGTGAGCCAGCCCATCACCCAACCTATGCAACAGGAGACAATGCACCTCACCCCTCCAGGGAGGGATCTGGGACACAAAATATAATTCAAACCACGGAACTACAGGCTCCCAGCGACCTACCTGGCCAGAACCAATATCTACCACCTGATCACACCTGGTGATCTCGCTCAGTTTCTTCACCACCTGAGGAAAAGATAAAGATGCAGATTCATCAAGGAACTTGTCAGCAGAAAGGCCCAGGCTGTCCAGCTTGGGTGCTGAGAGTTAGCCACCGAAATCCGTGTTGCAACACCTAGGGAGGTGGCCTGCTTCTCAACGCAGCTTCCGCTCACCTCAGGGCACATCATCTTGACAAATCGGGCCCCTTTTATTGGGCTGCTCAGTCAAGGACGCAGCTGGGAGAACCCTCAGCTAGGAGAACGTTGGCCAATGGCCTTCGCACTTTTCCTTACCGTGACCCTATGTTGCAACCGAAAAGCCTGTGGGGACCCCCTGATAAAGGGAGGACAGCGGTGACCACTCTTGGACCCATGTGTGACCCCCTTTTCCTCTGGAACTGCAACTCCCCAGCTGGAAACCCATGATCTTGGCCTTTGCCAGAGGAAAGACTGGACTCAATCGCTGGTCTTCCTCCTCCAAGACATGCCATTCCTAAGAGCTGAGGAGAGTCACCTTCTAATGAATCTGATCGCTTCATCACCCTGACCCTGCTACTAGGAATTATACTATGGAGGCTGTTGCTTATTCTGCTTTGATGGCACTCTAGCCACATGGGCTGGAGACACAGTGGAGACATGGGGAAGGATACAGCCAGCCATAGTGGTGGATGGAAGGTGCATGATAATGGAGTGACTTGGTGGCACGTTAGGCTGCCTTTCCCTACCACACACTATTGCTCTTAATGACTTGTGTTATCGTAGtgctaggagcctcagtcatgaaCCAAGACCAGGGTTCCAAGGAATCTTCTCTCTGTGGTGCTGTTCCTGAGCACACCGCGCCTGTTCCAATCAATAGGCATCTTTCCATCATCTTCAGAGAGCTTTGGATTAGGCTCCTAATGAATAGTATTTTCATGCAGGCTGTCTTCCAGCATGGTTTACGGGGCTTTAATAAGCGGCGACACCAGGTTCTGGCACTACCGAGACCTCAACATTCACCACACTGGCCGCGGTACCATGCTGTCTTCTTTTCTGACTACAGGGAGATagagcctgctccaaagccctttgGATttgatggaaagactcctgttgactccaGCGAATGCAGAGTGCCCATCGGCGCATCTTGATGCTCCTGGGGATGTGAAGTGGGAAAGGAGGCTAGGATAGGAGAAAGCGAGACCCCAGAGATGAGGGTAGACCCAAGGTCTGCTGgattcactaggagggtggtgaagcactggaatgggttccctagggaggttgtggaatctccatccttagaggtttttaagtcccggcttgacaaagccctggctaggatgatttagttggggttggtcctgctttgagcagggggttggactagatgacctcctaaggtctcttccaaccctaatcttctatgattctattggaTTCACAGCTACATGTCATCGTTCCTACTGGGGACAAGAAATGCTAGCCACAAACCTTCCCGAGCTGCCGGATTTCATGCTGCTTTTTGGGCTTCACGTGCTTCCGGAAAAGGGGGTTAAGCTTAGCACTCTGGCACCGGTTCTCCCTGAACTCCTCTGGCCTCCCGGTCGCCGACGCGCCGCCTCTACCATGAGGTGTTCTGGAGAAAGCCAATGTGTGCGCTGTAGCTTTAAAGGCCAGCAAGGAGAGCGGCCACACCACGCTGTAACTGACAGCACAAGGACAGCAGTTACTGTATGGACAAGGAGTTCCCGTTGCTCTCGCACCAAAGGGACTGAACAGACTACAGCTGTacaaatcacttcacccaccGGGGAAATGCGACCACCTCTGGACtagaatgtggcagctgtttaaaagCACAGAGGAACAGTATGTGGCAGTTCAGGATGGGCGGTAATGAAGCAAATCGTATCCAAGTTGAACTGCATGGGGAATTTAAGGAGGCAGAATGCTGGATTTAGGCCACTGTGAATACAACCCTGACTCTTTCGAATAAAAAAAGTGCAGTGGCATCTTTAAAGGCCACAAGTCTCTGCTTGTCTGTATCTCTAAGCCTTTCCAAAGCACCTGTCAACATATCTAGCCACTGAGTGGTCGGGGTTTCATACCCTTTCTGACAGGCATTACCTCTATCACCACAGCACTCCCTAGCACCATGCGAGGGCTTTGGTCCAGAACTGACTCAGAAGGGAAACCATCCTCTGCTTTAATTGACAATGCAGCCTGCAGACACAAGCCCTGCCTGCGGTCATATGCCCCTTGCCAACCCCTGCAGCGAAAAGAAGCCCACAGAGGACACTAGTAAAGCCCCTTTAACAGGAGCATGTTCTTACCAAACTTCCTCTGGTTTTCCTTTCTCCAGCAAGACGGCAGcgagttgtggggaggggagatcgGTGAGCACTGCCTGCCAGGAATAAGGAAGCTTCCCCCAAAGATTATCGGTGAAAAACTCCTGCAGGGAACAAAgggtgatggggaagggggaagttcAGGCAACAGCACTCATCATCCAAGCCCACCCCCAGCACTCAAACCCCAACCAAGATAATGACCCCATTTTGCTATGCGCTGAACCTATACATAgtgacagacagtccctgccccaaattgtttccaatctaaatagacaaaaccgacagagtgggaggggaaactgaggcacaatgacttgaccaaggtcacacagcaagtcgatggcagaggcaggaaagaATCCCAGTCTCCTatgtcccaggccagtgccctacaTGCCGGACCATGCTGCCTCTTAGCAAAGTCCAACCACGGTTTGAATAGGACTCACAATGATGTAGGAGTCCACAATGGAGCCATAGAGAGAGAGGACATGGGTGATGTTCACTGCTAACTGCTT
The sequence above is a segment of the Chelonia mydas isolate rCheMyd1 chromosome 24, rCheMyd1.pri.v2, whole genome shotgun sequence genome. Coding sequences within it:
- the METTL25B gene encoding protein RRNAD1 isoform X3 produces the protein MTVLSGQPLSLEKQKQLAVNITHVLSLYGSIVDSYIIEFFTDNLWGKLPYSWQAVLTDLPSPQLAAVLLEKGKPEEVCYSVVWPLSLLAFKATAHTLAFSRTPHGRGGASATGRPEEFRENRCQSAKLNPLFRKHVKPKKQHEIRQLGKVVKKLSEITRCDQVVDIGSGQGHLSRFLAFGLGLSVTAIEGDGRLVDMATKFDRELVWALEKEQARRAKDPWEISLRGPSHVVGWVDPQAPWQEFLLLPQQGIDTAQSPMAESGPSPEAGATCDLPGPWKSIPPTAPCGGGRDVVETGKAGEKGPGGWGCMAAAREEHRGSPDPFGSRGRGCVPNGPHPLYQPSRLMAVNPLGPLAEGRLLLTGLHACGDLSVALLRHFTRCPHVVAVTSVACCYMKLTTQEEPTPPGLAALPPPSTDRPEYGYPLSAWVAGLPGHALSYKAREAACHAIEDYALRLRSKSPILRTHCYRATLEMLIRAADPAKRRLGVQTINKAHQLAFEEYARLGLQCVGLDPAAPLDRACVDAMLAQQQNVVAFFSLALLLAPLVETLILLDRMIYLQEQGFQCQLIPLFNPSFSPRNLVLVAAKAGLDSALSTLAGED
- the METTL25B gene encoding protein RRNAD1 isoform X1, coding for MRVHLWRLAGLGGRLRVRGPAARETIESGSPHTAMTVLSGQPLSLEKQKQLAVNITHVLSLYGSIVDSYIIEFFTDNLWGKLPYSWQAVLTDLPSPQLAAVLLEKGKPEEVCYSVVWPLSLLAFKATAHTLAFSRTPHGRGGASATGRPEEFRENRCQSAKLNPLFRKHVKPKKQHEIRQLGKVVKKLSEITRCDQVVDIGSGQGHLSRFLAFGLGLSVTAIEGDGRLVDMATKFDRELVWALEKEQARRAKDPWEISLRGPSHVVGWVDPQAPWQEFLLLPQQGIDTAQSPMAESGPSPEAGATCDLPGPWKSIPPTAPCGGGRDVVETGKAGEKGPGGWGCMAAAREEHRGSPDPFGSRGRGCVPNGPHPLYQPSRLMAVNPLGPLAEGRLLLTGLHACGDLSVALLRHFTRCPHVVAVTSVACCYMKLTTQEEPTPPGLAALPPPSTDRPEYGYPLSAWVAGLPGHALSYKAREAACHAIEDYALRLRSKSPILRTHCYRATLEMLIRAADPAKRRLGVQTINKAHQLAFEEYARLGLQCVGLDPAAPLDRACVDAMLAQQQNVVAFFSLALLLAPLVETLILLDRMIYLQEQGFQCQLIPLFNPSFSPRNLVLVAAKAGLDSALSTLAGED
- the METTL25B gene encoding protein RRNAD1 isoform X2 → MRVHLWRLAGLGGRLRVRGPAARETIESGSPHTAMTVLSGQPLSLEKQKQLAVNITHVLSLYGSIVDSYIIEFFTDNLWGKLPYSWQAVLTDLPSPQLAAVLLEKGKPEEVCVVWPLSLLAFKATAHTLAFSRTPHGRGGASATGRPEEFRENRCQSAKLNPLFRKHVKPKKQHEIRQLGKVVKKLSEITRCDQVVDIGSGQGHLSRFLAFGLGLSVTAIEGDGRLVDMATKFDRELVWALEKEQARRAKDPWEISLRGPSHVVGWVDPQAPWQEFLLLPQQGIDTAQSPMAESGPSPEAGATCDLPGPWKSIPPTAPCGGGRDVVETGKAGEKGPGGWGCMAAAREEHRGSPDPFGSRGRGCVPNGPHPLYQPSRLMAVNPLGPLAEGRLLLTGLHACGDLSVALLRHFTRCPHVVAVTSVACCYMKLTTQEEPTPPGLAALPPPSTDRPEYGYPLSAWVAGLPGHALSYKAREAACHAIEDYALRLRSKSPILRTHCYRATLEMLIRAADPAKRRLGVQTINKAHQLAFEEYARLGLQCVGLDPAAPLDRACVDAMLAQQQNVVAFFSLALLLAPLVETLILLDRMIYLQEQGFQCQLIPLFNPSFSPRNLVLVAAKAGLDSALSTLAGED